The sequence TCATGTGCTTTTTTTGTCGCTTTACTTTGAATGCCAGAGCCTTTTCTCAACAAATTCCACTGGTCATGCCACCAGTCTTCAAAGGATTTCCCTGTAAACATTGAGTCACCAAATTCTGTACGCAGGGCAAACGTCCACACTTCAATACCCAGAACATCCGGCACTTTTATAGCATCCTTTGGCGTGCAGACAAGAGGGAATCCCATGTTCCCCATTTCAGCAATTTCTGATTCCGTATATGCATGATGATCTGCAAATCGCTGATGCTTATACGGAGGACGTTTCATAAACCGTTTCGCTGTTTCTTCAACTTGCTGAGGCTCACCTACTCCGTTGAATAAAACATAGTGCTCCAATGTTACAGGAATTTGTTTTGCCCTTGCTTCTTCGTACTTTTCCGTAGCTGCAAGGCTTATTGGCACAAGGTTTTGCGGAACTAATGAAAAACTGAATACAGGCACGCCAAATTGTTCCAACCGTTCGCGAATAACGCTTTTCAACGGTGCCAAGGATTCAGTTTTGATCAAAAATGCATCCGCATGCGCCAACGCGCTTTTATCTTCGCGCCATGAACCTGCTGGAATAACTTTGTCCCACTCAGAAGTTAAATCTTCCGGCTTAAGCAATACTAAATTTATATCACGTTTTACAGCCAAATGCTGAAACCCGTCATCTAATATCATTATTTCCGGTCTAAAACGTTTCTGCGCCCACGCTCCCGAACGTTTTCGGACAGGGTCTACAACAACATGTGCTTTCTGGTGAGTCGTCGCCAGCATCAACGGTTCATCACCAGCTTGTGCCGCAGTGCTTTTAGGTGTGACAAGGTACGGTGTTCTAGGCGGTGTCGCCTTATATCCACGAGTAAGTACAACAGGTACATGATGGTAGCGTTCTGCCCATTCAAGCAACCAGCTTACAACAGGTGTTTTGCCACTTCCGCCCCAGCTAATATTCCCCACGGAAACACAAGGGACACTGGGGGAAAACTGCTCCTTCGCTCCTGACTCATACTGCCTGCGACGGTACGACATAGCAAATGAATAAATTTTACTGAATGGATATAACAATGGAAACAATGCACGCTGCATCGGGAGTGAAGACATAGCCTCTCCTAACGGCTTTCGGGTTCATAACGTGTATATTCTGACATCAAAATATGAAGCATAAAAAGGGGAGAGCCTGTATGGCTCTCCCCTCTAATCGTCAGATGTCAGCAACAGCTATAATTATTTAGTCACGAGTTGCTGCAAACAAGCGAAGCAACATAAGGAAAAGGTTGATAAAATCAAGATACAGGGTAAGTGCACCGAGAATTGTACCGCGGCGTACTGCTGTTGCATCGTTTGCAGGCATGGACTCACCCATTTCGGCAAGGCGCTGGGTATCGTATGCGGTCAAACCGGTAAATACAATTACACCGATAGCGCTGATAACAAGCTGCATCATGCTTGAGCCAATGAAAATATTAACAACCATAGCGATGATAATGCCGAACAGCCCCATCATCATAAAGCTGCCCATACTTGTAAGGTCACGCTTAGTTGTCATACCGTAAAGGCTCATTGCGCCAAACATACCCGCAGCAGTGAAAAATGCTGAGAATACAGTGCTGGATGCATACACAAGAAGAATAGCAGACAAGGTCACACCGTTAAGGGCACTGTAAAGCAAAAACAAACCGGTTGCAGCACCAGCAGAAAGTTTAGCAATACGAGCACTCAGGTACATAACCAGCCCAAATTCAGCGATAATTAACCCGATAAAGGTAAGTTGGCTACTGAAAACAAGCTGCTGAACAGCTGGTGTTGTTGCAGTTAAAAATGCAAACACAGCAGTTACGAGAAGCCCCAGCATCATCCAGCCGTACACACCACGAAGATATGTATTTACCAGTTCAGCACGACGCACGTCAGGTGCGGCTATATTTCGTCCTAACATTCCATCCTCCGGAATTATTTATAGTCTCTTGGTTCTTTTTTAATCCGTAGAGATTACGGTATCAAGCCCACTCCTGTATTGCAAGTTTATCAATACAGATCATTCTGTAAACAAAAAGCCCGGTCAAATTTGACCGGGCTTTCTATGGGCGTACGTTGCAGTCTAATTACAGACCACAGTTGCGAAGATCTTCGCCAAGGTATTCACGTTCGTTTTCACCAAGAATACCTAAGGACAGGGCGATAAGTGTCCAGAGGTGAACAACGTGGTACCCTGCTCCGTAATGTTCGGAGAGGTCATGAATCTGCGAGTGGCAGTTATGACAAGGTGCGATGACATAAGGCGCACCAGTCTTAACAATCTGCTCGTTTTTGATTCTGCCGTAATGGCGACGTGCTTCGGCGTAACCTGCCTGTAAGGATCCGCCACCACCGCCACAACAGTAGTTGTTGGACTTGTTAGGCCATGTATCAATAAAGTTCTCCTCACCGACAACTTTTTTGATAACAAAACGTAACTCATCCGCAGCCATGTCACCAAATCCTTTACGGACAAACTGACATGGATCCTGCACGGTAAATTTAACGTTGTTAACGTTCCAGTCTGAGTTAACCTTCAGTTTACCTTCGCGAATCCAGCGAGCGTAAAGAAGGATAATAGACTCAATTTCAAACTTAGGCTCGATACCAAATTTCTGCATTCCGGACCGGAGTGCGTAAAGTTCGTGGCCTCACTCGGTGTTGAGCCAAACTTTGGCGCCAAGGTCCTCCACAGCCTTAACTTTGGTTCGAACAATTTTTTCCCATGACTCATCGTCAGCTGCGAACATACAATAGTTCTCAGCAGCCCAACCGTTAGAGCCGTATGTCCAGTCATCACCGGTACCGATGTTCATAATTTTCCACAACGGAACCATTTCATCCGGCTCAGTTACCGGCTCACGGGAGTTCTGGTTGAGGTAGTAGGTTTTTCCAAGCTCATCAAACGGTACGGCAAGTTTTTCCATACCTTCCTGCTCGGTCTGCACCTCTTCAAGAACA comes from Halodesulfovibrio sp. and encodes:
- the lpxK gene encoding tetraacyldisaccharide 4'-kinase gives rise to the protein MSSLPMQRALFPLLYPFSKIYSFAMSYRRRQYESGAKEQFSPSVPCVSVGNISWGGSGKTPVVSWLLEWAERYHHVPVVLTRGYKATPPRTPYLVTPKSTAAQAGDEPLMLATTHQKAHVVVDPVRKRSGAWAQKRFRPEIMILDDGFQHLAVKRDINLVLLKPEDLTSEWDKVIPAGSWREDKSALAHADAFLIKTESLAPLKSVIRERLEQFGVPVFSFSLVPQNLVPISLAATEKYEEARAKQIPVTLEHYVLFNGVGEPQQVEETAKRFMKRPPYKHQRFADHHAYTESEIAEMGNMGFPLVCTPKDAIKVPDVLGIEVWTFALRTEFGDSMFTGKSFEDWWHDQWNLLRKGSGIQSKATKKAHDDSASGESDKGTSKSAQKKSKSATVARPKLKHEK
- a CDS encoding Bax inhibitor-1/YccA family protein, which produces MLGRNIAAPDVRRAELVNTYLRGVYGWMMLGLLVTAVFAFLTATTPAVQQLVFSSQLTFIGLIIAEFGLVMYLSARIAKLSAGAATGLFLLYSALNGVTLSAILLVYASSTVFSAFFTAAGMFGAMSLYGMTTKRDLTSMGSFMMMGLFGIIIAMVVNIFIGSSMMQLVISAIGVIVFTGLTAYDTQRLAEMGESMPANDATAVRRGTILGALTLYLDFINLFLMLLRLFAATRD
- a CDS encoding (Fe-S)-binding protein; translation: MSDSKQHPEKECGGSFIESVADLLPEGGNLNMCLTCGACSAGCPATGLEDMDPRKFLRLAALGMDEEITSTPWVWMCTMCQRCTYVCPMQINIPQLVYQARQAWPREDRPTGIINSCDVALRNPGHSAMGASSEDFKFVVEDVLEEVQTEQEGMEKLAVPFDELGKTYYLNQNSREPVTEPDEMVPLWKIMNIGTGDDWTYGSNGWAAENYCMFAADDESWEKIVRTKVKAVEDLGAKVWLNTEUGHELYALRSGMQKFGIEPKFEIESIILLYARWIREGKLKVNSDWNVNNVKFTVQDPCQFVRKGFGDMAADELRFVIKKVVGEENFIDTWPNKSNNYCCGGGGGSLQAGYAEARRHYGRIKNEQIVKTGAPYVIAPCHNCHSQIHDLSEHYGAGYHVVHLWTLIALSLGILGENEREYLGEDLRNCGL